In one Flammeovirga yaeyamensis genomic region, the following are encoded:
- a CDS encoding RNA-dependent RNA polymerase family protein, with protein MKQWLCAPKQLKNGKRIQSKMGTPQGGVISLLSNIYLHAFDRIVNNPRGKFAKANIRIVRYADDFVLMGDYYYSREILEYIYNNA; from the coding sequence ATTAAGCAATGGCTCTGTGCTCCCAAACAGTTAAAGAATGGGAAACGAATACAGTCCAAAATGGGTACCCCCCAAGGAGGAGTGATTAGTTTGCTTTCTAATATTTATTTACATGCTTTTGACCGTATTGTTAATAATCCACGAGGTAAGTTTGCCAAAGCCAACATCCGAATAGTACGCTACGCAGATGATTTTGTATTGATGGGTGACTACTATTACAGTAGAGAAATCCTTGAATATATTTACAATAATGCGTAG
- a CDS encoding DUF4291 domain-containing protein produces the protein MRYQEIRAEFDSKTITVYQAYNKNIALSAIKYQKFEKPFSFNRMTWIKPSFLWLMERSNWGNKSNQEYILAIKIKRECWEKALSLGVLTDPDKEVYSSGYEWEKQFREAKVHIQWDPERTLKGGKLQERTIQVGISRFLIEEYNSDWINEIVDLTPLVKKMSLLRKAGKYKEVKRFLPKERVYPLDEVIGNRIGLR, from the coding sequence ATGAGATATCAAGAGATAAGAGCAGAATTTGATTCTAAAACTATTACAGTATACCAAGCTTACAATAAAAACATAGCATTATCAGCTATAAAATATCAAAAATTTGAAAAGCCTTTCTCATTTAATCGCATGACATGGATTAAACCGTCTTTTCTTTGGTTAATGGAACGTAGTAATTGGGGAAATAAATCAAATCAAGAATATATTCTAGCAATTAAAATTAAGAGAGAGTGTTGGGAAAAAGCACTTTCTTTAGGAGTTTTGACAGATCCTGATAAAGAAGTGTATAGTAGTGGTTATGAATGGGAAAAGCAATTTAGAGAAGCGAAAGTTCATATACAGTGGGACCCCGAAAGAACATTAAAAGGAGGAAAACTACAAGAAAGAACTATTCAAGTTGGCATTAGTAGATTTTTAATTGAAGAGTATAATAGTGATTGGATTAATGAAATTGTAGATTTAACTCCATTGGTAAAAAAAATGAGCTTACTCCGTAAAGCTGGAAAATATAAAGAAGTGAAACGTTTTTTACCAAAAGAAAGAGTGTATCCGCTAGATGAAGTAATCGGAAATAGAATCGGATTAAGATAA
- a CDS encoding S41 family peptidase, which produces MKKLIFIFIISLNFSCDNSESNKIDQTKIKEDLNEILTDISENYIYLQEKNVDLNCIREYYEKQIPNIKTEEQTVLFFEYLLDEFYDSHLILNTNRNSSFRLYSPIYVSIENEKTLISNVWHPIVEHLEQDIIGAELLKINGIDIDKAIDQFPTHCNDKQSQNVREWIANKVVAGRYNQPRVLTLKLESNEIVEFDLDKLKTKQTTELLSATTENDIGIITLNNSLGNNALINDFDKALDKLMDTKGLIIDLRNTVDGGNSYVARGIMGRFINEPKPYQKHFKIEQYDGNPIVERSWIEYVTPRKEQYKNKVVILVGRWTGSMGEGLSIGFEGMERAEIVGSEMERLAGEMNGFSFKNHNFGYRLSTAKLFHLNGTPREKYVPTNYVKQTTILKDETLEKGIELINKN; this is translated from the coding sequence ATGAAAAAACTAATTTTTATATTTATCATCTCACTAAATTTTTCTTGTGATAATTCAGAAAGCAATAAAATAGATCAAACTAAAATTAAGGAAGATTTAAACGAAATCTTAACGGATATTTCTGAGAATTATATTTATCTGCAAGAAAAAAATGTTGATTTAAACTGCATTCGAGAATATTACGAGAAACAAATTCCAAACATCAAAACAGAAGAACAAACAGTTCTTTTTTTTGAGTATTTGTTAGACGAATTTTATGATAGTCATCTAATTCTAAACACCAATAGAAACTCTTCCTTTAGATTATATTCACCAATATATGTGTCGATTGAAAATGAAAAAACATTAATATCAAATGTTTGGCACCCTATTGTTGAGCATCTCGAACAGGATATAATCGGAGCAGAGTTATTAAAAATAAATGGAATTGATATTGACAAAGCAATCGATCAATTTCCAACACATTGTAATGACAAACAATCGCAAAATGTAAGAGAGTGGATCGCCAATAAAGTTGTCGCAGGTCGCTATAATCAACCAAGAGTTTTAACCTTAAAACTGGAGAGTAATGAAATTGTCGAGTTTGATTTAGATAAACTAAAAACCAAACAAACTACTGAACTTCTATCAGCTACAACAGAAAATGATATTGGAATAATTACTTTAAATAATTCATTGGGAAATAATGCTCTTATTAATGATTTTGATAAGGCTCTCGACAAACTAATGGATACCAAGGGACTGATAATAGATTTGAGAAATACTGTAGATGGAGGAAATTCATATGTAGCTCGTGGAATAATGGGAAGATTCATTAATGAGCCCAAACCATATCAAAAACACTTTAAAATTGAGCAGTATGACGGAAATCCAATTGTAGAAAGAAGTTGGATAGAATATGTCACCCCAAGAAAGGAACAATACAAAAATAAAGTTGTGATTTTGGTTGGACGATGGACTGGAAGTATGGGAGAAGGACTTTCTATAGGTTTTGAAGGAATGGAAAGAGCAGAAATAGTAGGTTCTGAAATGGAAAGGCTAGCAGGAGAGATGAACGGTTTTTCCTTTAAAAATCACAATTTCGGTTATCGACTTTCTACAGCTAAACTGTTCCATTTGAATGGAACACCAAGGGAAAAATATGTGCCAACCAATTATGTGAAGCAAACAACAATTTTAAAAGATGAAACACTTGAAAAAGGGATTGAATTGATTAATAAAAATTGA
- a CDS encoding bifunctional helix-turn-helix domain-containing protein/methylated-DNA--[protein]-cysteine S-methyltransferase, with product MLDNKTYQYYKIAEAIAFIDDNHKGQPSLDAIAEHVNLSPFHFQRLFKEWVGISPKKYLKFISSNYAKSLLRKKESNLFDTAYEMGLSGTGRLHDMFVTIEGMTPGEYKNGGSNLIINYNFAETPFGEIIVATTNKGICHMAFSENNVLAFEELKAIFPKAIFNQKVDKFQQDALFIFRNDWTNLNEIKLHLKGTKFQLKVWEALLSIPYGNLYSYGEIAEAIQHPKASRAVGTAIGNNPIAYLIPCHRVIQKSGNIGGYHWNPTRKKAIIGWEASILENE from the coding sequence ATGTTGGACAATAAAACATATCAATATTATAAAATTGCAGAGGCTATTGCATTTATAGATGATAACCATAAAGGACAGCCATCTTTAGACGCAATAGCTGAGCATGTTAACTTAAGTCCTTTTCATTTTCAGCGTCTATTCAAGGAATGGGTAGGTATTAGTCCAAAAAAATACTTGAAATTTATCAGCTCAAATTATGCAAAGAGTTTGCTAAGGAAAAAAGAAAGCAATCTATTTGACACTGCTTATGAAATGGGTTTATCTGGAACAGGAAGACTTCACGACATGTTTGTAACGATTGAGGGAATGACTCCTGGAGAATATAAAAACGGTGGTTCAAACCTGATAATCAATTATAATTTTGCAGAAACTCCTTTTGGCGAAATCATAGTAGCAACCACCAACAAAGGGATCTGCCATATGGCATTTAGTGAGAACAATGTATTAGCATTCGAGGAGTTAAAAGCTATTTTCCCGAAGGCAATATTCAATCAAAAAGTAGATAAATTTCAACAAGACGCTTTGTTTATTTTCCGTAACGACTGGACTAATTTAAATGAAATAAAATTACATTTAAAAGGAACAAAATTTCAATTGAAAGTTTGGGAAGCATTGTTATCCATTCCTTATGGAAATCTCTATAGTTATGGAGAAATAGCAGAAGCAATTCAGCATCCAAAAGCATCGAGAGCTGTGGGAACTGCAATAGGAAACAATCCGATAGCCTACCTGATTCCATGTCATAGAGTAATTCAAAAATCGGGAAATATTGGTGGATATCATTGGAATCCGACAAGAAAGAAAGCTATAATTGGTTGGGAAGCTTCGATATTGGAAAATGAATAA
- a CDS encoding SMI1/KNR4 family protein: MPNTIDNIISLSKEIYQLENKTELKITPASIKQIKKAERELDIEFSDELRGFLLKVNGLSSFCTGLDYSSFSKLDEYRYTYEADPSLIEIYQENDDEGYYDWLNSSLIIGGIYEDTLLLLSEYEGTLSYYRYNAAIPGFVEYNTFAEYLENYELYLIEYIKEIEI, from the coding sequence ATGCCAAACACAATTGACAATATTATATCTCTTTCTAAAGAAATCTACCAATTAGAGAATAAAACTGAATTAAAAATAACTCCAGCAAGTATCAAACAAATCAAGAAAGCAGAAAGAGAACTTGATATAGAATTCTCCGATGAATTAAGGGGATTTTTATTAAAAGTAAATGGCTTATCAAGTTTTTGTACTGGTCTTGACTATTCTTCCTTTTCAAAATTGGATGAATATAGATATACATATGAAGCAGACCCTTCATTAATAGAAATCTATCAAGAAAATGATGATGAAGGTTATTATGATTGGCTCAATAGTAGTTTAATTATTGGAGGGATTTATGAAGATACTTTGTTACTTCTTTCTGAATATGAAGGGACATTATCATATTATAGATATAATGCTGCAATACCAGGTTTTGTTGAATACAATACTTTTGCAGAATACCTTGAAAATTATGAGTTATACCTCATAGAATATATTAAAGAAATAGAAATATAA
- a CDS encoding S41 family peptidase, with the protein MKKLTQLSVLLITLFLIGCGNQSINKNQSLQTYIKLWGFLKYYHPEVAKGTQDWDSVFIARLDSVKNIQTKDQLNNYYSQWIKSLGNIEKCENCADDLPDSLKVNLDLSWINDSNVFSTEVMNQLNFIKDNRNQGENYYISQSSEVGNTIFSNEKKYEFEDQPSEGIRLLALARYWNIINYYFPYKYQTDDNWGDVLTELIPLFQSAQEALDYQLAVNQMVSKINDSHGYVIYDNRLLGQFFGKKYVPFRYKVFDNKAIVKGFFDKKLSNENDILFGDVILGVENQTIAERSNYISKYFSFSNNATLFREMEPFLTTRNKDSIDIKIDRKGEILNKRIALYPLDSMEFSFNNEKTVSKFLSDDVGYINMEILSEDQIGSIFKKFKNTKAIVFDLRNYPMNDYHDSLCFHLSEKEVEFAKFSVPNMKYPGTFKISESVKIGMDNPDYYKGKKIVLCNESTQSASEFMTMFFQALPNTITVGSQTAGADGDVSEIPLPGGITALMSGIGVFYPNGEKTQRTGVKIDVYVEPTIEGISEERDEVLEKAINLI; encoded by the coding sequence ATGAAGAAGCTTACGCAGCTCTCTGTCCTGTTAATTACTCTTTTTTTAATTGGATGCGGTAACCAAAGCATCAACAAAAATCAAAGTCTTCAAACCTACATCAAATTGTGGGGATTTTTAAAATACTATCATCCAGAGGTCGCCAAAGGAACTCAAGATTGGGATAGTGTTTTTATAGCAAGGCTGGACTCCGTCAAAAACATTCAAACTAAAGATCAACTAAATAATTACTACAGTCAATGGATCAAAAGTTTGGGTAACATCGAGAAATGTGAAAATTGTGCTGATGATCTACCTGATAGCCTCAAAGTAAACCTTGATTTGAGTTGGATCAACGACAGTAATGTTTTTTCAACGGAAGTAATGAATCAATTGAATTTCATTAAAGACAATAGAAACCAAGGAGAAAACTATTATATATCTCAGTCTTCCGAGGTTGGAAATACCATTTTTTCGAATGAAAAGAAATACGAATTTGAAGATCAACCTTCTGAAGGAATTAGGTTGCTAGCTTTAGCTCGTTATTGGAATATCATCAATTATTATTTTCCATATAAATATCAAACTGATGATAATTGGGGAGATGTTTTAACAGAATTAATACCATTGTTCCAATCTGCTCAAGAGGCTTTAGATTATCAATTGGCAGTCAATCAGATGGTGTCAAAAATTAATGATAGTCATGGATATGTAATTTATGATAATCGTTTGTTAGGTCAATTCTTTGGAAAAAAATATGTTCCATTTCGATATAAAGTATTTGACAATAAGGCTATTGTAAAAGGTTTCTTCGATAAAAAATTAAGTAATGAAAATGATATTTTATTTGGAGATGTCATTTTAGGAGTTGAAAATCAGACAATTGCCGAAAGGAGTAATTACATTTCAAAGTATTTCTCTTTCTCTAATAATGCAACTCTATTTAGAGAAATGGAGCCATTCTTAACTACAAGAAATAAGGATTCAATTGATATAAAAATCGATAGAAAAGGAGAAATATTGAATAAGCGAATAGCTTTGTATCCTTTAGATTCCATGGAATTTTCATTTAATAATGAAAAAACAGTCTCGAAGTTTCTATCTGATGATGTAGGATACATTAATATGGAAATTTTGAGCGAGGATCAAATTGGAAGTATATTCAAAAAGTTTAAAAACACAAAAGCCATCGTTTTTGATTTAAGAAACTATCCAATGAACGACTATCATGATTCACTTTGTTTTCATTTATCCGAGAAAGAGGTAGAATTTGCAAAGTTCTCCGTTCCTAACATGAAATATCCAGGTACCTTTAAAATCTCTGAAAGCGTTAAGATTGGAATGGATAACCCTGATTATTATAAAGGGAAAAAGATCGTATTATGTAACGAATCTACGCAAAGTGCATCAGAATTTATGACCATGTTTTTTCAGGCTTTACCAAATACAATTACAGTTGGAAGTCAAACGGCTGGAGCCGATGGTGATGTTTCTGAGATACCACTTCCTGGAGGAATTACCGCATTAATGTCTGGTATTGGTGTTTTCTATCCAAACGGAGAAAAAACACAAAGAACTGGGGTGAAAATTGATGTCTATGTTGAGCCAACAATTGAAGGAATAAGTGAAGAAAGGGATGAGGTACTTGAAAAAGCAATCAATTTGATTTAA
- a CDS encoding tyrosine-type recombinase/integrase — protein MLPSQIFCLWKNAKSFLKNTQTPKTPCVICFNLFCRNARLKVSDIDFDRMTIYIRDTKYSKNRIVPLSKTMKVGLEKYLKHVRPKLWLFEGYDTSKHMATNSIGSLFRETLKKTNIKKRVTIHTLRHTYATHCIEMGMDPFTLKELLGHEALQTTMLYLNLATVKKSNSFSPFDKIYATKN, from the coding sequence ATGCTACCATCCCAGATATTTTGTCTGTGGAAGAATGCAAAATCATTTTTAAAAAACACCCAAACACCTAAAACACCGTGTGTTATTTGCTTTAACCTATTCTGCAGGAACGCCCGACTTAAAGTATCTGATATTGATTTTGATCGTATGACAATTTACATACGTGACACTAAATACAGTAAAAATAGAATTGTTCCGCTCTCTAAAACTATGAAAGTTGGATTGGAAAAGTATCTAAAACATGTAAGACCGAAATTATGGCTATTTGAAGGATACGATACCAGTAAACACATGGCGACAAATTCCATCGGGTCATTATTCCGAGAAACATTAAAGAAAACGAACATCAAGAAGAGAGTTACAATACATACTTTGAGACATACCTATGCCACTCACTGCATTGAGATGGGAATGGACCCTTTCACTTTAAAAGAGCTTTTAGGACACGAGGCTTTACAAACAACAATGCTTTACCTTAACCTCGCTACAGTAAAAAAATCCAATTCATTTTCTCCATTCGATAAGATCTATGCAACCAAAAATTGA
- a CDS encoding pyridoxal phosphate-dependent decarboxylase family protein — translation MQFDFDNKQRKEILETVSEKLENYYSSTKDFKTNPDLNIKEIRESILTKELANGIGPDKAIEHVIKGLETFSVHTPHPKYFGLFNPRSNYAGIIADLITATYNPQLAAWSHAPFAVEVEELLIREFANKFGYDGNVDGVFTTGGAEANLTAMLCALNHKYPNFAKDGAFGLDKKPVVFCSAEAHHSIQKAARVVGIGYSLVESIPVTDELKLDTEILQQKLNELDSSIYSPLMIIGTAGTTGTGTIDELNQLSSICKKNNIWFHVDAAYGGGAILSQDLKHQLTGIEKSDSITFDAHKWMSVPMGTSIFLTSRNDILGKTFRITTEYMPKEADKLTITEPFTHSIQWSRRFIGLKVYLSLLFYGWQGYEQTINHQAKMGQYLKNQLIENGWKIKNNTDLPVVCFAKSEFETDPNFPKEILDKVLAKGKSWLSVYPINGIPTFRACITNYNTTEKEIDELVDELNDEVTAYVGQ, via the coding sequence ATGCAATTTGATTTTGACAATAAACAGAGAAAAGAAATACTCGAAACAGTATCTGAAAAGTTAGAGAACTATTATAGCTCAACAAAAGATTTTAAAACCAATCCTGATTTGAACATAAAAGAAATCAGAGAATCTATACTTACTAAAGAATTAGCTAATGGCATTGGCCCAGATAAAGCAATTGAGCATGTGATAAAAGGACTTGAGACTTTTTCAGTTCATACACCGCATCCTAAGTATTTTGGACTGTTCAATCCACGTTCTAATTATGCAGGAATTATCGCTGACTTAATCACAGCTACTTATAACCCTCAATTAGCTGCTTGGAGCCATGCCCCTTTTGCCGTTGAAGTAGAGGAGTTATTAATTAGGGAATTTGCAAATAAATTTGGATACGATGGAAATGTAGATGGTGTTTTTACTACAGGAGGAGCTGAAGCCAATCTTACAGCTATGCTCTGTGCTTTGAACCATAAATACCCAAACTTTGCTAAAGATGGAGCATTTGGTTTGGACAAAAAGCCTGTTGTATTTTGTTCAGCAGAGGCTCACCACTCAATTCAAAAAGCAGCAAGAGTTGTTGGAATTGGGTACAGTCTTGTAGAATCAATACCAGTTACAGATGAATTAAAGCTGGACACAGAGATTTTACAGCAAAAACTAAATGAACTTGACTCATCAATTTATTCGCCATTAATGATAATTGGAACTGCTGGAACTACTGGTACAGGTACAATTGACGAACTGAATCAACTAAGTTCCATTTGCAAAAAGAACAACATTTGGTTTCATGTTGATGCAGCTTATGGTGGTGGAGCAATTTTAAGTCAGGATTTGAAACACCAGTTAACAGGCATTGAAAAGTCTGATTCTATTACTTTTGATGCTCATAAATGGATGTCGGTACCAATGGGAACAAGTATATTTTTGACATCGAGAAATGATATTCTCGGAAAAACGTTCAGAATTACAACGGAATATATGCCAAAGGAAGCTGATAAACTCACGATTACTGAACCCTTTACACATTCTATTCAATGGTCAAGAAGATTTATTGGTTTAAAAGTATATCTTTCACTACTATTCTATGGTTGGCAAGGATATGAACAAACTATAAACCATCAGGCAAAGATGGGGCAATATTTAAAAAATCAGCTGATAGAAAATGGTTGGAAAATCAAAAATAATACAGATTTGCCAGTTGTATGCTTTGCAAAATCTGAATTTGAAACAGATCCAAATTTCCCGAAAGAAATATTAGATAAGGTTTTAGCAAAAGGTAAATCATGGTTATCTGTTTATCCTATAAATGGAATACCTACTTTTAGAGCTTGTATTACAAACTATAACACTACTGAAAAGGAAATCGATGAATTGGTTGATGAACTAAATGATGAAGTAACAGCCTATGTTGGACAATAA